A region of Caretta caretta isolate rCarCar2 chromosome 26, rCarCar1.hap1, whole genome shotgun sequence DNA encodes the following proteins:
- the TCIM gene encoding transcriptional and immune response regulator, translated as MKAKRSNQISTMSTSLRVSPSVHGYRFDTALRKKAVANIYESTDQESLQKLFKNSGDKKAEERARIILDADQDWEEKTRALMALKQRTKDKLFQFLKLRKYSIKVH; from the coding sequence ATGAAAGCAAAGAGAAGCAATCAAATTTCAACCATGTCTACATCCTTAAGAGTGAGCCCATCAGTCCATGGCTATCGGTTTGACACAGCCTTGCGAAAGAAAGCTGTGGCCAATATCTATGAAAGCACAGATCAAGAATCTCTTCAAAAGCTCTTCAAAAACTCTGGAGACAAGAAAGCAGAGGAAAGAGCCAGGATCATACTTGACGCTGATCAGGACTGGGAGGAGAAAACACGAGCATTAATGGCACTAAAGCAGAGAACAAAAGACAAACTTTTCCAGTTTCTGAAACTTCGGAAATATTCCATTAAAGTTCATTGA